The following coding sequences lie in one Haematobia irritans isolate KBUSLIRL chromosome 3, ASM5000362v1, whole genome shotgun sequence genomic window:
- the LOC142228090 gene encoding uncharacterized protein LOC142228090, with the protein MDHKWVSCANGAVPSLAVVAGHDSDGDTIYIGRADYESDRLPAKVIPSKGKAYVCYAGKEIEVDTYEVLTGLRYQWVAAANGDVPEAAVKVGRAADGDFLYAGRGNWEGSLTVGKIHPSHGCLYIPYGEEEVKLSEYEVLTQPDQWIAASADSMPEDALEGGRDADGDLIYVGRVFKDGDLMPAKVIPNKGGAYVCWGSEEHKVENFQVLAGAGFMWTTCSNGNIVPGAVPAGTTCDGETLYIGRAEYAGSLCVGKVHPSHGCLYLPFGGGEEKVDSYELLVRT; encoded by the exons atgg ATCACAAATGGGTTTCATGTGCCAATGGGGCCGTTCCATCGCTGGCCGTTGTTGCAGGTCACGATTCTGATGGCGATACAATTTATATTGGCCGTGCCGATTACGAAAGTGACCGTTTACCCGCAAAGGTAATTCCATCTAAAGGAAAAGCATACGTCTGCTATGCAGGCAAGGAAATCGAAGTTGACACGTACGAGGTCCTGACTGGTCTACGCTACCAATGGGTGGCAGCTGCCAATGGCGATGTTCCCGAGGCTGCAGTCAAAGTTGGGCGTGCTGCTGACGGGGACTTTTTATATGCTGGTCGTGGTAATTGGGAGGGCAGTCTAACAGTTGGTAAAATCCATCCCTCGCATGGTTGCCTGTATATACCATATGGCGAGGAAGAAGTGAAACTCAGCGAATATGAAGTTCTAACTCAACCCGATCAATGGATTGCCGCTTCTGCCGATTCAATGCCTGAAGATGCCTTGGAAGGGGGACGTGATGCCGATGGTGATCTCATATATGTAGGTCGTGTTTTCAAAGATGGTGATCTAATGCCTGCCAAAGTAATACCGAATAAGGGTGGTGCCTATGTCTGTTGGGGAAGTGAAGAACATAAGGTGGAAAATTTCCAAGTATTGGCCGGTGCCGGTTTCATGTGGACTACTTGTTCCAATGGTAATATTGTACCCGGAGCAGTACCAGCAGGCACTACTTGTGATGGCGAAACATTGTACATTGGCCGTGCTGAATACGCTGGCAGTCTGTGTGTGGGCAAAGTGCATCCTTCCCATGGTTGCCTCTACCTGCCATTTGGAGGTGGTGAAGAGAAAGTCGATTCCTATGAATTGCTGGTTAGAACGTAA